The window AAAGTAGCATCAGTTATCAGGCTTTGCCGACTATCAAGTCCACTTGAGAAATATAAAATGTCAAAATGATTTCACTATAAGCATGATGAAACCGCATTTAGAAAATATAGGTCCATAGGTTTTTAGTTTGGTTACATAAGAAAGGCTGCAAGTCTGCTGTATTGGACCTTACAAAAAACAATCCTTAGCAAAAACGAAGCTTAAGTCAGAAAATAATATATGCTGCTTCAAAGATGATAGAAGGAAATAAAAGACAAGAACACACTAAGTTGTGATTAACAAATAGAACATACTGTAACATAGCAGTGGGTCTTGATATGATCCATCCAGAAGCTACAAACAGATCCAGTTTTACCAAGAAGCTCTTGCACAGCTCTCAGGGTAAATGGGCGTACAAACCGGTCGATTCTCAAGGAAGTTGTTGCAGATTTCTGAGATGGTGGCACTGCAAGAccaaaacaaagaaaaacaatTAGCTACCAAAAGAAAACAATGAACTGATCAAGTATAAAGACTTGGTAATGAAAGGACACGTAAACAAATAAGGACTCACCAATCCTCTCCTTTGGAGAATCTCCACTTGCTGTTGAATCAGACCTGCCAAGAGAACGTTTTAAGGCAGGCTGGAGAATATCCTTACGAGCATCAGAACCACTTTGACTCAATGGTTGTCTTTCTGGAACATTGCCACTATCTGCAGCCCATCGACGCTGACGTTTGATTGGCTCAGTGTTTGCAACAGTTTCTTGAGCTGTGTGTGTTCAACAGGCAATTAATACAAAACTCAGGGACACTATCAATTTAACTGCAGAATGACAAAAAGATCTTATGCTCATTACTTCACTAGCATTCTAATTCTGTATCCAAATATTaatgacatactccctccgtcccaaaattcttgtcttagatttgtctagatatggatgtatctaacactgaaACATAACTAGatgcatccgtatttagacaaatataagacaagaattttgggacggagggagtattaaacaaATCCCCATTAAGTAGCATTAGACAACTTGTGAGCAATAGAACGTCACCAGACTATCTAAAAATCTAAGGGTTTCAGTTCATACTTAGCAGCTAACAATAATACTAGAGTACAGAGCATCTGCGCCTTCCTCAGCTAAACTAACTTCTCACAAGCCACTAGCAAAATTTATTTTATGTGAAACAAACGTGCTAACACAAAAAAACTTCAGAGAATGACCTCTTTGTGAAACATATCCAATACACAGTAACAACAAACATAAAGTCAACAAAAATAAATGTGCCTACACAAACTTTCTTGTCTCACAAAAACACACCCAATGCGGTACATTTTTTAGTTTCTTTGGTGCGATGTTTGCAAGCAATCAGAACTACAAAGATAATCTGACTCATCATTCAAGATGGAATTTACTCCGGGAGCCAACGGTTGTAATAAATGAAACTAGAAAGTGAAAGGGCAGGAGAGAAAGATATAGACCTTGAAATTTTCTCTTTTCAGTTGAAGCTGATGGATTTTCTTCAGCTATAACTTCCTTTGTATCAGCAGAGGAGCTCTTGACAACAGAATCAGGAAGAGACACCTCTTTCACGTATTCTGAGTTAGGCTCAGTCTTTCCTCTGAGATCATCATATTTAACACTGAAATCAAGTTGCTTAATCTCCATAACATCATCCTCCATTGACTCATCACCTGAACTCCTGTCTAAATTTAGTTTCTCTGGAGAGCCAACTTCATCCACGTTGGCAGTGGAATCTGTGTCTTCCAAAGAGAACTGGTTCTTGACCAACTCTTTGTCATCATCCAATGGCTGCAATTCTCCACCTAAGGAAGTAATGCCGGATGATGGTTTGACCATATCTGGCTTAACCTCTAGTTCTAAATCAAAATTATTAGCATTCAAGTTATCCTTTATATTCTTTTTGGTATTTGATATATCATCACTAGAAATTGACTCACACTTAATTGGAGACCCTAGATCTGGGCAAACCTCAGGTACCTGATTATTTGATTTTGATACAATGGGCTTGTGATCCTCATTCATGAGGTTAGAACTGCACACTTCATTATCGATCCATGTATTGTCGCCCAAATCATTCTCAGGAACAAACCTCTCCCCATCATTGTTCATTGATGCAGCTGCAACATCAGTTTCCATAGGATCAGCATCTGGTATTTGGGCATCCACAGGTTTTGGTAATGTGTCATGTTTATCAGTTTTGCTAGCTTCAGCAGTATCTGACTTGGCTTCAGAAGAGATCAGGTCCGACTTGAGATCAGCACTGGTCACATCAGCGACAACAGTTGTTCCATTGGTGACAACCTCTGGTGTCTCCTCAATGTGCATCTTATTGCTTTCAGAGTGCTGGTGCCCTGCTTGTACTGTAGAATTTTCTCCAGCAACTGCTTCTGGCTGATCTCCTTTTTCTGTTGGGGCTTCTTTTGACAGGGATTCATGGTTTGCCACTACATTATCCCCGGGGGACTGTTCCACAGACGAAGCCATAATTTCCTGAGTAACTTCTGGGAGAGGAACTGCAGTTTCCTGAGTTGCATGAACCCTAGTTTCCTGACCAACTTCTGTAGCAGAAACTGCAGTTTTCTGACTAGCAGTATGTTCTTCAGGTGCTTGATCAGACGGTCCATTCGCCCCCACATCTTTCGCATCTTTACCAATGGGTGCGCCTTCATTGGCTCCGACGTCTTCAGCAGATTCGTCAGATGCCTCTTCACTCTGAATAGATTCAAAGAGACGCCTCACAAGTTCTTCTTTCAGACCTTTTACAGGGAGCCTCCTCTTTCGAAGTTCATCCTTCAACTCAGTAACTTTCCATTGATCGATGGGTCGATTCTTCAGCACAGGGAATGATGACATGATAACTGCCaacaaagaaacaaataaaaacttAAGTCGCCATCACTAGATCTCAATGGATTTCCTTTCTGGATTAGAACTGTATATCTGATAAAAGATGTCAAGTGGTGTTAGGTGGCCTAATGCATCGATTTAAATCTACGAGTTAACAGGATGGCCAGATTAATCAATAGCAACCACAAGATATAATAGCAGCATGCTCAAGCTTCAACACCTGACCACCCTAACTCCCTGTCCTTCGGAGAAAGGCGCAGACACAAACAAAAAGGAAGCAAGCTAGCCACGAAGAATATAGTAGGACATCTAAGTAGGGTTACCTGAAAATCCTGGCGCGGGACACGGAACGGAACACCCTTGACGCTCGGAGATGCCAAAACCCTAGCCCTGTAAAGAAGATGCTGTCAGATCGAACCATAAAAGTCGTACCAAAAATCGCAAGCAAGCGAGTTAGAGAGAGCGGATTGCACGCACCAGCCGGCCGAATCCTCCGAGGCCACTCACTCCtgaaacaaagaaacaaaaaacCAAAGATATTCCCAAATAAAATCTCGGAAAAGAATAGAAGAGAAGATGGCNNNNNNNNNNNNNNNNNNNNNNNNNNNNNNNNNNNNNNNNNNNNNNNNNNNNNNNNNNNNNNNNNNNNNNNNNNNNNNNNNNNNNNNNNNNNNNNNNNNNNNNNNNNNNNNNNNNNNNNNNNNNNNNNNNNNNNNNNNNNNNNNNNNNNNNNNNNNNNNNNNNNNNNNNNNNNNNNNNNNNNNNNNNNNNNNNNNNNNNNNNNNNNNNNNNNNNNNNNNNNNNNNNNNNNNNNNNNNNNNNNNNNNNNNNNNNNNNNNNNNNNNNNNNNNNNNNNNNNNNNNNNNNNNNNNGGGGGAATCTGCGTATAAGTTGTGGATTTGGGTGATAACGCCTCCGCCTGGGGCTGTATGGAGCCCTAGGGTTTGGGTCGCGGCGGGGCGAGGGGAGAAGAGGATGTGCGGGCGCGTGTGGCGTGCGGGGGCGGGACAGGGAGAGGCGACCCAAGGGGGTGGGTTTGGGATCATTTGTAGCGGCGCGGGGACCTGTCACTATACATGGCCATCTGTCGGGCAgggtcgggcttcgggccgggcctatCAAAACCCGATGCAAAAAAacccaggcccgagcccggcctggCCTGCTGTCAGGCCTAAAAAGTCTGAGTCCATCCCATCATGTTAAAAGCCTGCCAGGCCTCTCTCTTAAACAACGAAAACTACAGGCTCGACCGTCGGGCTCGAAATCTAGGCCAGCCCGCGGGCAAGGTCAGATTGGGCTTTTTTCAGGCCGTCCAGGCCAGACTGCACATACCATGCGACGACTGCATGCAGAAGCACGCCGAAACATCCTCGATGGGTATTCTTTAAATGTGAAAACAACGGGGTATGTTGTTGTTTTCATTCGACGTTGTCAGCCTATTTGGTTCAATTTCGATAGCTTATGGAGATCGTCATGTGTGTAGaaagatggatgctcattttggttttgaaAAGAAGAATATACATTTatttattgatagaaagaaacttaatagatgttCGTGCACTCCTTAGTAGAATGGAGGTTAATGATGTGGCTGCATGTGAAATTAGAGAAGAAATTAGAAGGggagcaacatctacttctttagaaCCAAAAAAGAAGAATGCAAGATTAAGAATCCGCAAATCAATAACGAATGCATGAAGAAGACGTTGgtccaactagtgggagcagttatcgaagttggatatcttctaaaatgcctaattgtggttcttgttttcttttgtCTTGCTGTTCTAGCAAAGTTTTGGTGAATTATTATGTACTAGTAGAATGCCTGTGCGTTGCCACGGGCATTTAGAAAATAAAAAAATCTTACTGGCTCATTATTATCATGTTCTATTGAAAAAATATCTAAGTTTTAAGGTAATATGATATTCCTCATTGCAATTAGTGTCACTAAATTTCCCGATCCATCAACCATGGATAAGTATAAAAGTAAATGAATCTAAGTTAAGTGAAATAAGGAAGGATCAAATGAATGAACAAATGAACCGTGCACATGCCTTAATCACTTCTTCTCCACCTGAAAATGGAACCCAATCCAGTTTTTGCTGCAACATTGCATTGCTCCATGGGAACCGATCGGCCTTCTCACTCGTACTTAGGAACCCCATTTGGCCATTTCTTCCGCCGCCGGCCTCAACATCACCCCGGATATCTCTCGGACAGCTCTGTCACGAAGCCAGGTCCACCATGTTTCACTGCATCTTACATTAGTCCTCAGGTAACATAAGAACTATTGTTCAAGCATGCATGCCCAGTGGCGGAGCTTGGGTCATATTCTAGGAGGGGCAATGGGCTGGGGGGGAGGGGGCGACCAGAGCAAGATTTTGGGCCGATTTTCACTAATATATGGGCCATCTATTATTGGGTAGTCAAAGAAAATCTCATGGGCTGGGGGACGATGGCCTAGGATGGCCCTCACTAAGCTCCGCCACTGTGCATACCAATCGCTAGATCAAGCACATCCAAACATTTGCAATCCGCCACTTTTACACCCTCCCCTCTCTCCATGAGACGTCTCCGGTACCGCGTCAATGACACTCCCCTCATTTACACATCCAACATGGGTCCCCGCCCTTCACGGGAATCAACTCAATACTATAAGGGAAAACTAAAAGCCTGGAAACATTAAAAAATGCATCCATCCACAAAATAAGCTCTACTTCATGACAACCAATGATAAAAAATAATTATTATGATCACATCCAGTCTAATAGGAGATAATATGGGTTGCAAAATCCACACATCATGGCACAAGGCATTCTAGTTTTTTAAATACCACAATTATCATAAAAATGAAAATAAAGCTAGGGATATTGAAAAATGTAAGACAGTAACGCTCTATCTCTCTCGTATTGTTTAATGGACAGGCAATATTGTTATCTTGAAGGAAAATCTGGCTTGAATGACTTCTTTGGCCATAGAAAGCGTTGGAGCTCCTTGAACCTACATATTGCACCCTTTGTGTTAGTCAAGATCGAAAAATAGCTAGACATGGGTAATCAGGAATGTACCTTTTAATCAAGTTATTTGCTTCATTGATGTCTGGGTTGTTGTATTATCCGAGACAACTTGTTGTAAAAGTATTAGCATTTGAAATTTAGTGTGAAAAGGCCTTAAAAGTAGTAGTAGACAACATAAAACACAATAGCAGGAAGCCAAAAGTAAAATAGTTAATCAGAGGCATGTTGCCTCCAGAAATCCCTAGGAAGAGACACTGGTCTTCTACCCCACATTACATATGTCAAAAGATACTATGCATAGTATTAACTCATTTAGTTATCCAGCTGACCAGATCAATTGTAAGCATTACGTGGTTCTTATTTCAGTGAAAAGGAATTCCGTTGAATAGTGAACTTAATTGGTATAAAAGAACTATAATATGGATTGCGCTTAAACCGCAAAAGATTTTCTAGGAGCTCAGAATAAAATATGTGCAACAACTCACTAAAGATCTTCTATGTTCTTACTATTTGGGAATACCAACTCTTTGAGTAACAGAGTAATAATAGGACATTGCGCAGCTCAATTCATGCCATCTATAAGAAAGGCTACATCTATAAGAAAGGCTACATCAAGTAGTAGAATCTGCATGCCATGTGTGCTAACCTGGTCTGTGGGTTAAAGATATTGAACCCCTCTTATGTGTATGATGACCCTCTCAAACACCTGCAATCAAAAATAGATGAGACCCACCTATTAAGACTAAAAAAATGAAAGTTGAAACAAGTAAGGGCATTTGGGCATCGTACAGAAACACACTGACCAATCGCTTTGATTGAGGATCAAGAACAAAACATGAGAGCCTCTCCCATCAATTACCTCGACAGAAGCATAATACATCTCTGATTTGTCTAGCGCCTTCCACATTCATGCGGCTGAAAAACTCCCCGCTCCCTCCCGCCCCGTCTTGCGTTGATGAAGACTTAGGTTGAGCTTTGCTCCGCGGAGCACTCACTTTTGGTCAAGTACACGAACATCAGAAGGGGGGGATGTTGGAGATTAAGAGGAGATTGAGGGGAATGGATCCTCACATCAGTGAGGTGCACGGTGCATGTGCATATGTGCCGAGTTTGATCTGGCTACAAAAAAGGAGCATAACCATATGCCGAAGTAAAAGTAAAATGAACACGTATCTTATACCTAAATTATATCCTCTCCTTCcctcagtaaataaataattatactctcctgcatatcatctcacAGGTGTTAAGAAGCTAGCATTTTTTGCTTATGCATTGGATCTAAAACTTAAATTATGTAAGAAGACCACAGTAAACAACAACCAAAAGATTTTTTAAGTCGTTCTTGCCTTCATTACCGTTTCTTCCGATGCTTCCAATTCCACACTTTTTCCTACAATATTGAAGCAGTCCTTAAACCCTGCAATATCagcataaaaataaaataaatagaggaCAAACAAAAAcgcaaaaataaataaatcgttCCAACACTCAGAGCATGTTTAAATTATTTGTATCACACTGTATAGACTTACCCAAGAAATGTTGCATCCAAAAAACGATCAGAATACAAAACCATGTCACGCCTGACGTCGTGCCTTAGTTGTACGCTGGTGCCACCTCCTCCATGTGTGGTGTTCGGTGGTGCATCAAGGGTGTGTGTGAGTTAATTATGTGTGAGTGGGGCATGTGTGCCGGCTAGATGAGGTACTTGGTCTGAAACCTGTAAGTGAACAAAGGCAAATTTGAATTGATGAAATACAGTTCTGAATTCCTCCTCCTATGtttctcttctcttcttcctcgGTCGGGAAAAAAGGAGAGGGACCTCACGCCGACCATCACAGCGGCAAGGGTTACCAAATCAAATTAAGTGTTATAATCCGGCAAGACGTGCATGTTAAGTTAAAGGCTTACCTGCCGTGATTGTTCCTTCGCTGGCTGGATATGGAAGTGGTGAATTTTCTCATCGGCTCGAAGCGCTCTAGCTCACACAAGCAGTGGCAGGCATGAGAAACCTGTCATGGTGCTCCTTACTTTGACTGGACTCGTCAAGTTCACTATGAGTATGAACGTCCTGTGCGGCGACTGGACTCGTCTGTGTCAAGATCTCAACCTAACATAGTAAAACCAAGGACTTAGCACATCTGAACCATACACCATACAAAGAAAAATGGTGAAATAGTGAACATTATATCGTCAAGAGCAGTTGAAACCTAAAGGGAAATCAAGGAGCATGCAATCTCCCCAGCTAACCATTGTGGGTTGGGAAGACAACAACTTCTTAGCAAATGTTGTAATATCATCTAGGGCCAACTCATCCATACACCGAGAAGAAATAATAGATAGGTGTTGTAATTCCAACAATAAAGAGAGGGGATCAATTAGTATAAGACGGGTTTGTGAAATATGGTTCAAACTGAAGATATTGGGTAACCTGCAGCCGTAAGTCAAAAGATGTTTCCCTATATCTTCTGCAGCAATTACCTATAGTGCAAAGTTTACATGGGGTTCTATATGTGATAACTGACAGGAAAGAATATTTGTTCGTGGGCTCGAATTACCCTTGATTCAAGATTCTTCACACATGTCAGTTCATTCTCTGTCACTGAATACatggaaaccaaatcatgttttagAACATGCAGCTTCAGTGATTACTCTCAAAGGCTGGAACGGCTCATGCCTTGTCTATGCATTGCGGTAGCAATCAATTCCTGCACCACGACATCAAGGGCATTCGAAACAAAATCTGGTGGCTGTAGTATTAAGAAAGGCAAAGTCCGTCTCATAGCAAGATAACATAGCAAGAAAAGGAGAGAAATTTCAATCTATGAAACCTATATTGATGTACAGAGAAAACACATTCGATTGAACATAATAGAACAAACCTAGATGCAAATAACAGCATGAAAACGTTAACAAAGTAACAACTTGGTAGTATGTAGCGCTACAAATTAACTAATAGGCTTGGCTTATTAGCTTGATTTCCCATGCTTCTTTCCGCGTCAGTGACATAGGATCTCTACAAGGCAGTGTTAGCCGGCATAAACTTGCTGAGCGCCACTGGCGGCGGAGATGGGGTTCACAGGTAGGTTGCCACCATGCTGGCTAGGGCGGGGCGAGCGTACCCACGGGATTGGAGAGATCGATGAATGACATGGGCGAGGGTGAAGGTGGCCATGTAGCGAGGGGCAGGGTGGGGATGGAGACGACACTAACCATAGCGCGTTAGTTCCAGGTCAGGATGGGAGTAGGCGGGAGATGTGCTTGCATTTCTTCTTCCGTGTGGTGAGAGCGATGGGTGGACTGGCGCATGAACTATATTGACGACGACGGCCCCAACATCGGAGGTCATTGCCGTCACCGACCTCGCTGACGGTGAGTGCGTCGATGCGGGGCGGAGATGGCATGGATGTAGCCTACCAGGGACACCTTCTCGAGTGGGCGAAAGTCCTATGCCTCCTCTACTGCGGCCATGGTGGGCTACGCGGCTTGGAGCGGATCAAGACTTTGGAGAGTGGGCCTTCACCGCGCTAGGACTTCCTGGATGTATGCCACCAAGGACGCGACCCACCATGGCCGGCGGGCATGTGGTGACCGGTGAGGCCGGCGTTAGAGACTTGGAGTGCAGAGAGGCCGGCAGTGTGCATCCTCttgtccctcctctcctcctccctcgatCGTGCGCCATCTAGATCGGGGGCTCAAACGTGAGGCTAGAGGAGAGACGtgcggtggctagggtttgaggTAGGAGGGGACGGGCGCGGCCCGTGTGTTCCATGACCATGAGCAGTTTTTCTTCCCTGGCTTTTTTGTTATATTCGCGTGCGGGGTGGGGCATCGGTTTAAGCAGAAAAACCGGTGGATCGAAGGGGCAGTTTATGAGAGGGAGGGGAGgtcgaacgaacgaacgaacgacgTACGTACTCAGACATTAGGAATAGAGATTTATGAGAGGGAGGGGAGGTCGAACGAACGAACGAATGACGTATGTACTCAGACATTAGGAATAGAGATATCCAGTGTGCTTAAAGAAAATAAAGAAGCAAAGAAATGTGTTTTCATGCCAGAAATTGAAATGCAAAGTACTGATTTACGGGTCGATGCGGGTGGTGGTAGTAATCCGCTTTGCGCGGTCTGATCTACTGGCGCCTGCGCCGGCCCGCCAAGCCATTTTTTCACGAACAGTATACGCATTTTGCGGGTCGATATTATACGGAgtatgctagagatgctcttagcccCCTCTATAGTCATCCATTAAATATCTGATGTACCAGATTGATCCATATTCCAAATGGATTTTTTTAATTGTtcatcaaaatttgaaaaaaaaacaaatcaTAAATGTGTCGTTTTGTATTCTATGAAAAATTCAATCCATTTAGACGTATCACTTGTGAACAAACATTTCTTATTTATTTGAGCTCAAAAGTCTATTtaatcacaaaaacatacatccaaATTGGTTGAAACTTTCCCAGAAAAGTTTATGATTTATtggattttttaattttttttctgaaCACTTTGAAATTTTCAGTTTAGAAAATGGGTCAATCTGGTATGTCAGATCTTTATATGGATGGCTGATAGAGGAGGTTAAGTTATGGTGAGACTTGGCTTGACGAAGTCACTGAAGCtacgtcccacttgtggatgcataTTAACCGAGAACTGATTTGTCGAgccaaaaaagaaaaaacaggACTGAACCAAAATTTATTTGGTAAATTCGGTGTTTGCGCTGGGTTATCTTTTTTGGGATTGCCATGGGTTATCAAAAAAACAAAATATTGTTTGTTTGTATACAACCCATCTAGGCCCGGTCATTCACGGTTTGGTCTGCATAGCATGAACCTTAAAGCACCTCTCAGTCATGCACGCTAGAAACGTCTGATTCGGTTGTTTCCCCTTAGCCAGACTCGAGCGATGCACCGGAGGGGAACGTGGAGCTGAACTAATGCGATCATGAAGATGGCGTGAGCTTGTGCGCGTCTCCTGAAAAGTGGTGGGAGGAATTGGGGTCACCTCCCACCGATTTGATTCCTGTATATAGTCACCTTCACCTAATTGCCCAAACTCCAGCCAATTCCTCCCTTTCGAGCTTTTTCTCCCATGTGGATTCACACCGATGAGCGGGTAAGCGGCATTTCTTCTCTGGTCGGCGGTACACGGCGGCAGCGATTCATGTCCTTCTCCTCTTTGACCTATTCTACGCTACCTTTCTGCTGCACCGATGGTTGTAAGTTTGATCGCTTTCTCCCCTCTGCTCGCTCTAGCTAGATCTGTGAGCATGTGATGGGATTATATCTATGGCCATGTTGTAGCATTGTGCATTGCCGATCTATGAGAATGTGATGTTGTGGTAGCTAGAGGTGATGGATTAGTAGCATGCTTGGTGTTGTTTCCATGTCAGCTAGAATTGGTGGCTAGTGGTGATGGATTGGTAGCATGTTAGTTGATGCGTAGTATGCTAGTTTGCAAGTATGCAATGGTGTGGTAGTGTGTTGAACTCCATGGTATGATTTTAGATTGAAGAACAACCATAGTGTGGTGTGTTGAACTCGACGACGCATGTGTACTATGCTTATTGTCCATGTGCAGTGCTTGTTTGTAGTGTCCATATTTAGTGCTTGTTCGTAGTGTCCATGTTTAGTGCTCGTTCTTCACTTTTGTGATGCTAAAGTTTGTATGACAGGCCATTGTCTTGTCCGAGAGCCAACTCCCGGTATCCTATGTTGAGGACTCCCAACCTATTATCTAGGAGCAGATGCCTCCAAATTCAGATGTATTCGAGGGGTCTACTATGGTTCCACCATTTGTGCCTATGCATTTGTGTTGGCTGTGCCTAATGCTGCTGTTGCCCAAAAGGCAGACGTCAAGGAGGCGAAGGAGAAGAAGGGTGGGAGGGGGAACTCCATGATATAGCAGTCGTTCATGTCCACGTTCGTGCTTAACAAGATGTGTGATATCTTGGCCAATGGGGTGAGGACTAACAAGGTATTCAAGGAGGTGACTTAAACTATGTTGTCGAGTAGGTGTTCAAGTTTTGTGCCCAAGAGGTCACCTCGACCCAGTCTACAACTACCACAGGAAGTGAAGAGCAAGAGGGATCACAATGTCCAAGCTCAGACATCTTGGCGGCGTTTCATCGGATTAGGACCCGTGCATGATCTTTTTGGAGACAGCACTACCAAGGTCATATCGTAGTTAGATCACATACCACTTGTTTTATCATGTCTATCATGCCAATCACAACTAACCATGTTGGGATTCTTTCTTAGAACCaccctgttgggaaacatagcat is drawn from Triticum dicoccoides isolate Atlit2015 ecotype Zavitan chromosome 4A, WEW_v2.0, whole genome shotgun sequence and contains these coding sequences:
- the LOC119285768 gene encoding apoptotic chromatin condensation inducer in the nucleus-like — encoded protein: MSSFPVLKNRPIDQWKVTELKDELRKRRLPVKGLKEELVRRLFESIQSEEASDESAEDVGANEGAPIGKDAKDVGANGPSDQAPEEHTASQKTAVSATEVGQETRVHATQETAVPLPEVTQEIMASSVEQSPGDNVVANHESLSKEAPTEKGDQPEAVAGENSTVQAGHQHSESNKMHIEETPEVVTNGTTVVADVTSADLKSDLISSEAKSDTAEASKTDKHDTLPKPVDAQIPDADPMETDVAAASMNNDGERFVPENDLGDNTWIDNEVCSSNLMNEDHKPIVSKSNNQVPEVCPDLGSPIKCESISSDDISNTKKNIKDNLNANNFDLELEVKPDMVKPSSGITSLGGELQPLDDDKELVKNQFSLEDTDSTANVDEVGSPEKLNLDRSSGDESMEDDVMEIKQLDFSVKYDDLRGKTEPNSEYVKEVSLPDSVVKSSSADTKEVIAEENPSASTEKRKFQAQETVANTEPIKRQRRWAADSGNVPERQPLSQSGSDARKDILQPALKRSLGRSDSTASGDSPKERIVPPSQKSATTSLRIDRFVRPFTLRAVQELLGKTGSVCSFWMDHIKTHCYVTFSSVEEATATRDAVYNLQWPPNNGNYLLAEFVDPQEVKLKLEPPPPPPAATAAAVPISPATTPREAPFQQGQANQSVPCQAAATPREQLPPPPPLVKPPTSDPREKLPPTPKKAEPPVVTLDDLFRKTQSSPRIYYLPLSDEEVSAKLAAQGKAN